A region from the Vicia villosa cultivar HV-30 ecotype Madison, WI linkage group LG3, Vvil1.0, whole genome shotgun sequence genome encodes:
- the LOC131658093 gene encoding uncharacterized protein LOC131658093, with product MDPNNNPFNTQNSTNYPFNYLNPNYIFQNQSSNQLGPQNMPNFIMPSSNLNYRPYYGSMMSYSSQAPPYYSSTPKENENVPNVRLDEFPEFSTQTALGGMSGGHEATPNTEDSTHVRRKSPKWTTGQTLILISGWIKYGTDSVVGRNQKSDSY from the coding sequence atggatcccaacaATAACCCTTTTAACACCCAAAATTCTACTAATTATCCTTTCAACTATCTGAATCCCAACTATATATTTCAAAATCAATCTTCCAACCAACTAGGTCCCCAAAATATGCCAAATTTCATAATGCCGTCATCTAATCTAAATTATCGTCCATATTATGGATCTATGATGTCATATTCATCGCAAGCACCACCTTATTATTCTTCTACTccaaaagaaaatgaaaatgttCCTAATGTTAGACTTGATGAATTTCCTGAATTTTCTACACAAACGGCTCTTGGTGGCATGAGCGGTGGTCATGAAGCCACTCCAAATACAGAGGATTCAACTCATGTTCGCCGAAAAAGCCCCAAATGGACCACTGGTCAAACTTTGATTCTAATTAGTGGGTGGATTAAATATGGAACAGACAGTGTTGTTGGGAGAAACCAAAAAAGTGAttcatattaa
- the LOC131658094 gene encoding uncharacterized protein LOC131658094 → MEKTTCIRATAWRAQANVHTSDVTRKPIVQNIRLCLPKDTSHSDLRDLCLKEAYMLKSVPSIKLPWTKLIWNKDILPSKAMTIWKLTVDKLPTDEQLMTGGRVMASLYSLCRSNSKNMRHLFFSCNFAMRPWHWNPVTFNNISHTDISTIIKIKTQISCSGKNSNLCVSSSMDDFMLLKAFDISFRPPRAPSIKEVIWKPSPNGCLKCNYDGSFIHKTTCNEGVE, encoded by the exons ATGGAAAAAACTACATGTATTCGAGCTACTGCATGGCGTGCTCAAGCAAATGTGCATACATCAGACGTGACCCGCAAGCCAATTGTTCAAAATATAAGGCTCTGTCTTCCAAAGGATACATCCCACAGTGATCTAC GAGATCTTTGTCTGAAAGAGGCTTACATGCTCAAATCAGTTCCCTCTATTAAGCTTCCTTGGACAAAGCTGATTTGGAACAAGGACATTCTACCATCTAAAGCCATGACTATTTGGAAACTGACGGTTGACAAATTACCTACTGATGAGCAACTTATGACTGGGGGTCGTGTGATGGCTTCACTCTACTCTTTGTGTAGATCCAATTCTAAAAATATGAGACATCTCTTCTTTTCTTGCAACTTTGCAATGAGACCCTGGCACTG GAACCCTGTTACGTTCAACAATATATCTCATACTGACATAAGCACCATTATTAAGATAAAGACTCAAATCTCTTGTTCAGGCAAGAATTCTAACCTTTGTGTTTCTTCTTCCATGGATGACTTCATGCTTCTCAAGGCTTTTGATATCTCTTTCAGACCCCCTAGGGCTCCCTCCATAAAGGAGGTTATTTGGAAACCTTCACCTAATGGTTGTCTCAAATGTAACTACGACGGTTCTTTTATTCATAAGACCACTTGCAATGAGggtgttgaataa
- the LOC131655793 gene encoding very-long-chain 3-oxoacyl-CoA reductase 1-like produces MDCCIISKLKSEPLWFLLLFSLGLFIILRFTLIFLNWVYVNFLRQPKNLKKYGSWALVTGPTDGIGKSFAFELARKGLNLILVGRNPDKLKDVSDSIRAKFGKTEVKTVVVDFTGDLDEGVDRIRETIEGLDVGVLVNNVGISYPYARFFHELDEELLKNLIKVNVVGTTKVTHAVLPGMLKRKKGAIVNIGSGAAIVIPSDPLYAVYAATKAYIDQFSRCLYVEYKKSGIDVQCQVPLYVATKMASIKRSSFFVPSTDGYARAGVKWIGYEPRCTPYWPHTLLWAVACSLPEYVVDTWRLGFCMGIRKRGQLKDSRKQE; encoded by the exons ATGGATTGCTGCATAATCAGCAAGCTCAAATCCGAACCTCTCTGGTTCCTCCTCCTCTTCTCACTCGGTCTCTTCATCATTCTCAGATTCACTCTAATATTCCTCAACTGGGTCTATGTCAATTTTCTCAGACAACCCAAAAACCTCAAAAAGTACGGATCTTGGGCACTCGTTACCGGACCCACAGACGGCATTGGAAAAAGCTTCGCCTTTGAGCTCGCTCGCAAAGGCTTGAACCTAATCCTCGTCGGTCGCAACCCCGACAAACTCAAAGACGTTTCGGATTCTATCAGAGCCAAGTTCGGGAAAACCGAGGTTAAAACCGTTGTCGTTGATTTTACAGGTGATCTCGATGAGGGTGTGGATAGAATCCGTGAAACGATTGAGGGGTTGGATGTTGGGGTGTTGGTTAACAACGTGGGGATTTCTTACCCTTATGCGAGATTCTTCCATGAATTGGATGAGGAGCTTCTGAAGAATTTGATTAAGGTGAATGTTGTGGGAACTACTAAGGTTACACATGCTGTTTTACCTGGGATgttgaagaggaagaagggggcgATTGTTAATATTGGGTCGGGTGCTGCTATTGTTATTCCTTCTGATCCACTTTACGCTGTTTATGCTGCCACTAAAGC GTACATTGATCAATTTTCTAGATGTCTCTATGTTGAATACAAGAAGAGTGGGATTGATGTGCAGTGTCAG GTTCCATTATATGTGGCAACAAAGATGGCGTCAATCAAGAGATCTTCCTTCTTTGTTCCATCAACAGACGGCTACGCAAGAGCAGGTGTGAAATGGATAGGATACGAACCTCGTTGCACACCATATTGGCCACATACCCTTCTCTGGGCTGTGGCATGTTCGTTGCCGGAGTATGTAGTTGATACTTGGCGCCTCGGGTTTTGTATGGGTATTAGAAAGAGGGGGCAGCTCAAAGACTCGAGGAAGCAGGAATAA